From Rhodamnia argentea isolate NSW1041297 chromosome 10, ASM2092103v1, whole genome shotgun sequence, a single genomic window includes:
- the LOC115739855 gene encoding metallothionein-like protein 2 isoform X1, whose translation MSCCGGNCGCGSGCKCGDGCGGCKMHADLSYTESAATETLVMGVAPEKSHFEGSEMEAGAENGCKCGSSCTCDPCNCK comes from the exons ATGTCGTGCTGCGGAGGAAACTGTGGCTGCGGGTCTGGCTGCAAGTGCGGCGACGGCTGCGGAGG ATGCAAGATGCATGCGGACCTGAGCTACACCGAGAGCGCCGCCACCGAGACCCTCGTCATGGGCGTCGCCCCCGAGAAATC ACACTTCGAGGGGTCGGAGATGGAGGCCGGAGCCGAGAACGGATGCAAGTGCGGCTCGAGCTGCACCTGCGACCCGTGCAACTGTAAATGA
- the LOC115739853 gene encoding kinesin-like protein KIN-10C — MDASSADLPSRVRVVARVRPFLPREAAARQGEPVPCVSVLHRASAPEDEVTVHLKDQATSRNECYKLDSFFGQEDDNVREIFDREVKPLIAGVFHGCNGTVFAYGATGSGKTYAMQGTDELPGLMPLAMSTILSMCETTGSTAEISYYEVYMERCYDLLQEKPKEIVILDDKDGQIHLKGLSWVHVRSMSEFSEVFASGIQKRRVAHTGLNDISSRSHGALVIAVTTPCGAGSDAVVTGKLNLIDLAGNEDNRRTCNEGIRMQESGKINQSLFALSNVIYALNNNKPRVPYRESKLTRILQDSLGGTSRAVMVACLNPGEYQESVHTVSLAARSRHITNFIPSAQKQETPKLKVDMEAKLRAWLESRGKTKSANRVGALKTPVSVKKTAERHTSVKTKGGSRQGNSVSRRILPVPSRNLFKNGDLEETDAENLQFIPQHTDYKVKAALDAVTLESGMDLGGEPLEKDDDRTSAKTSIDFTESYRVPHMKSERQSPQRKVLSPVESAKTSIDFTESCQVTDTKSERQNPLRIALSPVDVNAGQRAMVTCSEPFEPQTPVTSSKSCCTSKHQNFVTPLDKFNECSSHLKTCLIKEFIDVLNIASREELLELKGIGPQRADYILELRDSSPLKSLDDLEKIGLSSKQVHNMFSRVATIVFE; from the exons ATGGACGCGTCGTCTGCGGATTTACCCTCCAGAGTCCGGGTGGTCGCGCGGGTCCGCCCTTTCCTCCCTCGCGAGGCGGCCGCGAGGCAGGGCGAGCCCGTCCCGTGCGTTTCCGTCCTCCATCGAGCGAGCGCGCCCGAGGACGAAGTCACCGTCCATCTCAAGGACCAGGCCACTAG TCGGAATGAGTGCTACAAGTTGGACTCTTTCTTCGGCCAGGAGGACGACAATGTGAGAGAGATATTCGACAGAGAAGTGAAGCCCCTGATTGCTGGCGTTTTTCATGGATGCAATGGTACGGTATTCGCCTACGGCGCCACCGGCAGCGGTAAAACCTACGCGATGCAG GGTACCGATGAACTGCCGGGCCTGATGCCATTGGCCATGTCCACAATCCTGTCCATGTGCGAGACCACGGGAAGCACTGCGGAGATCTCATACTACGAGGTCTACATGGAGAGATGCTACGACCTTTTGCAAGAGAAACCGAAGGAAATCGTGATTCTGGACGACAAGGATGGGCAAATCCACCTGAAGGGACTCTCGTGGGTCCATGTGCGATCAATGTCCGAGTTTAGCGAGGTGTTTGCTAGTGGAATCCAGAAGCGCAGAGTGGCACACACTGGTCTAAATGACATCTCCAGCAGGAGCCATGGCGCGCTCGTTATCGCTGTCACCACGCCTTGTGGTGCTGGTTCTGATGCTGTAGTCACCGGAAAGTTGAACCTCATAGATCTAGCCG GGAATGAAGATAACAGGAGGACCTGCAATGAGGGAATCCGTATGCAGGAGAGTGGCAAGATAAACCAATCGCTGTTCGCATTGTCCAACGTGATTTATGCTCTGAACAACAACAAGCCTCGCGTGCCCTACCGAGAGAGCAAGCTGACTAGAATACTGCAGGACTCTCTTGGTGGAACAAGCCGTGCCGTCATGGTTGCTTGTTTG AATCCTGGAGAGTACCAAGAATCTGTTCATACTGTGAGCTTGGCAGCTCGGTCACGCCACATCACTAACTTCATTCCTTCAGCTCAAAAGCAAGAGACTCCTAAGTTGAAAGTTGACATGGAGGCAAAACTGCGTGCTTGGCTCGAATCAAGAGGCAAAACGAAGAGCGCAAACCGAGTTGGAGCATTGAAGACACCAGTTTCTGTCAAGAAAACTGCTGAGCGTCATACTTCTGTTAAAACGAAGGGCGGCTCTAGACAGGGCAATTCTGTCTCCCGAAG GATCTTGCCAGTTCCCTCcagaaatttattcaaaaatggGGATTTGGAGGAAACGGATGCGGAG AACCTGCAGTTCATTCCTCAGCACACAGACTATAAGGTGAAAGCTGCTCTCGATGCTGTTACTTTGGAATCAGGAATGGACCTCGGAG GTGAGCCATTGGAAAAGGATGACGACCGCACGAGTGCCAAAACATCAATCGACTTCACTGAGTCATACCGAGTCCCCCATATGAAAAGTGAAAGGCAGAGCCCACAAAGGAAAGTGCTCTCCCCAGTAGAGAGTGCCAAAACATCAATCGACTTCACCGAGTCATGTCAAGTTACCGATACGAAAAGTGAAAGGCAGAACCCGCTAAGAATCGCGCTTTCCCCGGTAGATGTAAATGCCGgacaaagggctatggtaacatGCTCCGAGCCATTCGAGCCACAGACCCCAGTAACATCTTCCAAGAGCTGCTGCACAAGCAAGCACCAGAATTTCGTCACTCCTCTTGATAAATTTAATGAGTGCAGCTCTCACTTGAAG ACCTGTCTTATTAAAGAATTCATCGACGTCTTGAATATCGCCAGCAG AGAGGAGCTTCTTGAGCTTAAG GGCATTGGACCGCAGAGAGCAGACTATATCCTTGAACTCAGAGACTCTAGTCCTCTGAAATCG TTGGATGACTTGGAAAAGATCGGCCTCTCCTCTAAGCAG GTTCATAACATGTTTAGTAGAGTTGCAACAATTGTTTTCGAGTGA
- the LOC115739855 gene encoding metallothionein-like protein type 2 isoform X2: MSCCGGNCGCGSGCKCGDGCGGCKMHADLSYTESAATETLVMGVAPEKSFFEGSEMEAGAENGCKCGSSCTCDPCNCK, translated from the exons ATGTCGTGCTGCGGAGGAAACTGTGGCTGCGGGTCTGGCTGCAAGTGCGGCGACGGCTGCGGAGG ATGCAAGATGCATGCGGACCTGAGCTACACCGAGAGCGCCGCCACCGAGACCCTCGTCATGGGCGTCGCCCCCGAGAAATCGTtc TTCGAGGGGTCGGAGATGGAGGCCGGAGCCGAGAACGGATGCAAGTGCGGCTCGAGCTGCACCTGCGACCCGTGCAACTGTAAATGA